A single genomic interval of Mycolicibacterium sp. MU0053 harbors:
- a CDS encoding MCE family protein, whose translation MTVRWQAWAKVGAFCAAGLMSGLLVVNTLSVPVRGKTTHYVAQFSSIEGLSVGNPVTMNGIRIGRVDSIRFADNGQGTSRADVGLEVKSRYALTTDVTAAVRYGDMLGARYVALSDPTGTVLELSTGEPRQLLAAGGVIPLTATSPAVDLTALLNGFKPLFDALEPQQVNTITRGFAETFGGQTQTVTTLLAQIATMTAAMDHNEQIFTALIDNVSALMSSVHARQPQLSEMLDGLERLTATVTGPNGQLELLLDQGNAVLATLANTVTQSSVAYGDAVTDLNAMLGTWTDNTGEFQALVEKLPQFADSINRASSYGGFVSLYLCNFTLKIAKHEANIFGRRHTEVCR comes from the coding sequence ATGACCGTGCGTTGGCAGGCCTGGGCCAAGGTGGGCGCATTCTGCGCCGCCGGGTTGATGAGCGGATTGCTGGTGGTCAACACATTGTCGGTGCCGGTGCGCGGCAAGACCACGCACTACGTCGCGCAGTTCAGCAGCATCGAAGGCCTCAGCGTCGGCAACCCGGTGACCATGAACGGGATTCGGATCGGCCGCGTCGACTCGATCCGCTTCGCCGACAACGGCCAGGGCACCAGCCGCGCCGACGTCGGGCTGGAGGTCAAATCCCGCTACGCGCTGACCACCGACGTCACCGCCGCGGTGCGCTACGGCGACATGCTCGGCGCCCGCTACGTCGCGCTGTCCGACCCAACCGGAACCGTGCTGGAGCTGTCCACCGGGGAGCCACGACAGCTGCTGGCGGCCGGCGGTGTGATCCCGCTGACGGCCACCTCCCCCGCCGTCGACCTGACCGCGCTGCTCAACGGATTCAAGCCGCTGTTCGACGCCCTCGAGCCCCAGCAGGTGAACACGATCACCCGCGGCTTCGCCGAAACCTTCGGCGGCCAAACCCAGACGGTCACGACGCTGCTGGCGCAGATCGCGACCATGACCGCCGCCATGGACCACAACGAGCAGATCTTCACCGCGCTGATCGACAACGTCTCGGCGCTGATGAGTTCGGTCCACGCCCGCCAACCGCAACTATCCGAAATGCTCGACGGGCTCGAGCGGCTGACAGCGACGGTCACCGGGCCCAACGGCCAACTCGAACTGCTGCTCGACCAGGGCAACGCGGTATTGGCCACCCTCGCCAACACCGTCACGCAGTCCTCGGTCGCCTACGGCGACGCCGTCACCGACCTGAACGCCATGCTGGGCACCTGGACCGACAACACCGGCGAGTTCCAGGCGCTCGTCGAAAAGCTGCCGCAGTTCGCCGACTCCATCAACCGCGCCAGCAGCTACGGCGGTTTCGTCAGCCTCTACCTGTGCAACTTCACGCTGAAGATCGCCAAGCATGAGGCGAACATCTTCGGACGCCGGCATACGGAGGTGTGCCGGTGA
- a CDS encoding MlaE family ABC transporter permease — protein MTALTSSAPLHRVAQPATAGYHGLAVIGQHVSFYGKVLSSLPYALVRYRKHTLGQIGEVTFGNSSLLSGGGTIGIVFAMSLAAAMMLGVETQRGLDLVGMNTLSGMLAAIANTRELAPVVVAIALAAKVGTGFTAQIGAMRISDEIDALDAMALRSIPFLVGTRVIAAVVCVIPIYMIGLLASYLSTRTVVVFFNGASPGTYDYFFHLALSPQDLLYSGIKAVVFAVVVALVHCTYGYFATGGPEGVGQAAGRALRTAILAIGMLDVLLTFALWGLVPEIPGMGM, from the coding sequence ATGACCGCCCTGACCAGCTCAGCTCCGCTGCATCGCGTGGCCCAGCCCGCCACCGCCGGCTACCACGGCCTCGCCGTCATCGGCCAACACGTCAGCTTCTACGGCAAGGTCCTGAGCTCGCTGCCGTATGCCCTGGTCCGGTACCGCAAGCACACGCTGGGCCAGATCGGCGAGGTCACGTTCGGCAACAGTTCGCTGCTGTCCGGCGGCGGGACCATCGGCATCGTCTTCGCGATGTCGCTGGCCGCGGCCATGATGCTGGGGGTCGAGACCCAGCGCGGCCTGGATCTGGTGGGCATGAACACGCTCTCGGGCATGCTCGCGGCGATCGCGAACACCCGCGAACTGGCACCGGTCGTCGTCGCAATCGCGTTGGCCGCCAAGGTGGGAACGGGATTCACCGCCCAGATCGGCGCAATGCGGATCTCCGATGAGATCGACGCCCTCGACGCGATGGCGCTGCGGTCCATCCCGTTCCTGGTGGGCACCCGGGTCATCGCCGCGGTGGTCTGCGTCATCCCGATCTACATGATCGGGCTGCTGGCCAGCTACCTGTCCACCCGCACCGTGGTGGTGTTCTTCAACGGTGCCTCCCCGGGCACCTACGACTACTTCTTCCATTTGGCGCTGAGCCCGCAGGACCTGTTGTATTCGGGCATCAAGGCCGTCGTCTTCGCCGTCGTCGTCGCCCTGGTGCACTGCACCTACGGCTACTTCGCCACCGGCGGTCCCGAGGGCGTCGGTCAGGCGGCCGGACGTGCGTTGCGCACCGCGATCCTGGCCATCGGCATGCTCGACGTCCTGCTGACGTTCGCGCTGTGGGGGCTGGTCCCCGAGATCCCCGGGATGGGGATGTAA
- a CDS encoding MlaE family ABC transporter permease, with protein sequence MTYELPVTKGPVRDLMVQAGYILGFSVQALLNVGTAVVRRRLAVDELVTQTLFIGRVCTGPALLLMMPIGVFIAVSVGELAGRIGAGGYSGAVVAFIVVGQAAALVCALMMAGVAGSAICTDLGSRKIREEVDAMEVMGLDVIERLVAPRLIAAVIVSVALCAMVTFAGVLACYAYHIAVQQLPAGSFLATFSQYGRVSDFTMALIKAAVFGLTATLVATFKGLHAKGGPRGVADSVNEAVVLAFALVFILNTILSALYTVVVPAVGSYR encoded by the coding sequence ATGACCTACGAGCTGCCGGTCACCAAGGGCCCGGTGCGCGACCTCATGGTGCAGGCCGGTTACATCCTGGGATTCTCGGTGCAGGCACTCCTGAACGTCGGGACCGCGGTGGTCCGCCGACGGTTGGCGGTCGACGAGCTGGTGACCCAGACGCTGTTCATCGGCCGGGTGTGCACCGGACCGGCGCTGCTGCTGATGATGCCGATCGGCGTCTTCATCGCGGTCTCGGTCGGTGAGCTGGCCGGCCGGATCGGGGCCGGCGGCTACTCGGGCGCGGTGGTGGCGTTCATCGTCGTAGGTCAGGCCGCCGCCCTGGTGTGCGCGTTGATGATGGCCGGCGTTGCGGGATCAGCGATCTGCACCGACCTGGGGTCGCGAAAGATCCGCGAGGAGGTCGACGCCATGGAGGTCATGGGCCTCGACGTGATCGAACGCCTGGTGGCACCGCGGCTGATCGCGGCCGTGATCGTCTCCGTCGCGCTGTGCGCGATGGTCACCTTCGCCGGCGTGCTGGCCTGCTACGCGTACCACATCGCGGTCCAGCAACTACCCGCCGGCAGCTTCCTGGCGACCTTCAGTCAGTACGGCCGGGTCTCGGACTTCACTATGGCGCTCATCAAGGCCGCGGTGTTCGGTCTGACCGCGACGTTGGTGGCGACCTTCAAGGGTTTGCACGCCAAGGGGGGACCGCGCGGTGTCGCCGACTCGGTCAACGAGGCCGTGGTGCTGGCCTTCGCGCTGGTGTTCATCCTCAACACCATCCTGTCCGCGCTCTACACGGTGGTGGTGCCGGCGGTGGGCAGCTACCGATGA
- a CDS encoding MCE family protein, which yields MRIPRKRRRRRSFLPGRPWLAVRGLIAVVAAGAIAAVLVGRATGSLDPTGDVFVGVPVSAGLISTAAPVRYHGVNVGRIAEIESGTQTSRVRLAIDRDSLPLIPDTVVARIVPRTFFGDIYLQLADDPGGRTGKPLGTGATISIDDSDDAMALYDVFTKIVDVFSTIKPEKMQTALTAISQALRHRGTEIGFTIDNLRDVSALLTPTVVQFLDTTPQFRDVMAALHTATPDILTTLSAATNVSNRLADDSAAFGSALSEMAGLGSLLTGFFADHRDQFITVLDAAGKVLATTAAHPEGLVETLVGARDFGAAGSKVFATGKFSITAVATFAGPMPYTAADCPVYGTSYGAHCAEADPFNPVPTMPLEVPLPDSVDLKTPAPVVFLPEGQPSGGAAPPPPGPAPHFPAEAAPAAAIAGGAAEAHALGVLQNEVLGRGARDGTPEPNIATVMMLGPLVRGTAVQVS from the coding sequence ATGCGCATCCCACGAAAAAGACGGCGCCGCAGGTCCTTTCTGCCCGGTCGGCCGTGGCTGGCGGTCCGCGGGTTGATCGCGGTGGTGGCCGCCGGGGCCATCGCGGCCGTTCTCGTCGGCCGCGCCACCGGCAGCCTCGATCCCACCGGCGACGTCTTCGTGGGCGTCCCGGTCTCGGCCGGCCTGATCAGCACCGCCGCCCCGGTGCGCTACCACGGTGTCAACGTCGGACGGATCGCCGAGATCGAGTCCGGCACCCAGACCTCGCGGGTCCGTCTTGCCATCGACCGGGATTCGCTGCCGCTGATCCCGGACACGGTGGTCGCCCGGATTGTGCCCCGCACCTTCTTCGGCGACATCTACCTGCAGTTGGCCGACGACCCCGGCGGGCGCACCGGCAAACCGCTGGGCACCGGGGCCACCATCTCGATCGACGACAGCGACGACGCCATGGCGCTCTATGACGTCTTCACCAAGATCGTCGACGTCTTCAGCACCATCAAGCCCGAGAAGATGCAGACCGCGCTCACCGCGATCAGCCAGGCGCTGCGCCACCGGGGCACCGAAATCGGTTTTACGATCGACAATCTCAGAGACGTCTCGGCCCTGCTGACCCCCACCGTGGTCCAATTCCTGGACACCACCCCGCAGTTCCGCGATGTGATGGCGGCCCTGCACACCGCGACACCCGACATCCTGACCACGTTGTCGGCCGCCACCAACGTGTCCAATCGGCTGGCCGACGACAGCGCCGCGTTCGGCTCCGCGCTCAGCGAGATGGCCGGCCTCGGTTCGCTGCTCACCGGGTTCTTCGCCGACCACCGGGACCAGTTCATCACCGTCCTCGACGCCGCCGGCAAGGTACTGGCCACCACGGCGGCCCACCCCGAGGGGTTGGTCGAGACGCTGGTGGGTGCCCGTGATTTCGGCGCGGCCGGCAGCAAGGTGTTCGCCACCGGCAAGTTCAGCATCACCGCGGTCGCGACGTTCGCCGGGCCGATGCCCTACACGGCCGCCGACTGCCCGGTGTACGGGACCAGCTACGGCGCGCACTGCGCCGAGGCCGACCCGTTCAACCCGGTCCCGACGATGCCGCTGGAGGTTCCGTTGCCGGACTCGGTGGACCTGAAAACACCCGCGCCCGTGGTGTTCCTCCCGGAGGGCCAGCCCAGCGGCGGCGCTGCGCCCCCGCCGCCGGGACCCGCGCCGCACTTCCCCGCCGAAGCCGCACCGGCCGCCGCGATCGCCGGCGGCGCCGCCGAGGCCCACGCCCTGGGCGTGCTGCAGAACGAGGTGCTCGGCCGCGGCGCGCGCGACGGCACCCCCGAGCCGAACATCGCCACCGTGATGATGCTCGGCCCGTTGGTGCGCGGCACGGCGGTGCAGGTGTCATGA
- a CDS encoding TetR/AcrR family transcriptional regulator, which produces MRRRPRNRKAQIARAAAEAFGESGYHAVSMDDIAARVGISATALYRHAAGKYQLFRDAVLALGAQLADCTEFVETTPAGDDPVQLRERILGALIDTALTNRSSGGLYRRQARYLSDDDRRLLMDQLKLVNRRIQLPLRELRPDLTSPQRWTLSAAALSVIGSVADHHAQLGHAQIRTLLLDRAVAVLSAELPQGISQAIVAAPGEVSAGRYEEVLRASLILFHGRGYHQTGVEDIAAAVGMPASGIYRYFVGKADILAASFRRAADRVSADVANTLAAETDPDRALSRLIEAYIARSFDNPELAHVYHTERTNLAPADQKVLRNIQRATVEAWAQLVTGVQPEFGMAEAHFVVHGGFAVVIDIGRLMGHDGPADSEQARTWVRTLVRATLFGSADTPSEIPETDGIAVNLSA; this is translated from the coding sequence GTGCGTAGGCGTCCCCGAAACCGCAAGGCTCAGATTGCCCGCGCGGCGGCCGAGGCCTTCGGGGAGTCGGGCTACCACGCGGTGAGCATGGACGACATCGCCGCCCGCGTCGGCATCTCGGCGACGGCGCTGTACCGCCACGCCGCCGGCAAGTACCAGCTGTTCCGGGATGCGGTCCTGGCGCTGGGGGCTCAGCTGGCCGACTGTACCGAGTTCGTCGAGACGACGCCCGCGGGCGATGATCCAGTGCAGTTACGCGAGCGGATCCTCGGGGCGCTCATCGATACGGCGCTGACGAACCGCAGCTCGGGTGGGCTCTACCGGCGCCAGGCCAGGTATCTGAGCGACGACGACCGCCGGCTGCTCATGGATCAGCTGAAGCTGGTCAACCGCCGGATCCAGCTGCCGTTGCGCGAGCTGCGCCCCGACCTCACCAGCCCGCAGCGCTGGACGCTGTCGGCGGCAGCGCTTAGCGTGATCGGGTCGGTCGCCGACCATCACGCGCAACTCGGCCACGCGCAGATTCGCACGCTGTTGCTCGACCGGGCCGTCGCTGTGCTCAGTGCCGAACTGCCGCAGGGGATCTCGCAGGCCATCGTGGCCGCCCCGGGGGAGGTGAGTGCGGGCCGGTACGAGGAGGTGCTGCGCGCGTCGCTGATCCTGTTCCACGGACGGGGGTACCACCAGACCGGTGTGGAGGACATCGCCGCCGCGGTCGGGATGCCGGCTTCGGGCATCTACCGGTACTTCGTCGGTAAGGCCGACATTCTGGCGGCGTCTTTTCGCCGGGCCGCCGACCGGGTTTCCGCCGACGTCGCCAATACCCTTGCCGCCGAGACGGATCCGGACCGGGCGTTGAGCCGGCTGATCGAGGCCTATATCGCGAGGTCGTTCGATAATCCCGAACTCGCCCACGTCTATCACACCGAGCGGACCAACCTGGCGCCCGCCGATCAGAAGGTGTTGCGCAACATTCAGCGCGCGACCGTCGAGGCCTGGGCGCAGCTGGTGACCGGAGTGCAGCCGGAATTCGGCATGGCCGAGGCGCATTTCGTCGTGCACGGTGGCTTCGCCGTGGTAATCGACATCGGACGCCTGATGGGCCACGACGGCCCTGCCGACTCGGAGCAGGCCCGCACCTGGGTCCGCACGCTGGTGCGGGCCACCCTGTTCGGATCCGCCGACACGCCGAGCGAAATCCCCGAAACCGACGGAATCGCGGTTAACTTGTCTGCTTGA